A region of the Synergistaceae bacterium genome:
CAAAGTATTTCGGGATAACTCGCAATAATCGCGCTTTATTCGTGAAATAGGAGGCGTTAATAATGTCAGATAAAATATTACTTGAAGCAAAACACATTGATAAAAGATTCGGAATCACTCACGCAGTTAATAATGTCAGCTTGAATATTTCAGCCGGAGAAATCAGGGCATTAATCGGCGAAAACGGTTCGGGCAAGTCTACATTCTGCCAAATGTTATGCGGGATTTACACAATAGGCGGAGGGACTTTCACACTTGACGGCCAAGTTATGCACATTAAGAATCAGGTCGAGGCAAATAATCTCGGAGTCTCTATAATAGTTCAGGAAATGGGCACTTTATCGGGCTTGACTGTCGCAGAAAATATATTTTTAGGCCATGAAGCCCCGTTTATGCATTATGGAATCAAGGACACCCGCGCAATGATTCGGGAAGGCCAGAAATTGCTTGATGAGTACGGATTTAAGAATATACGCGCCGGAGCAATGATCGATAATTATAATTTTGAAGATAGAAAGCTAGTAGAAATTGTGAAAGCTACTTATATGAAGCCTAAAATTTTAATAGTCGACGAGACAACTACGGCATTATCTCGAAAAGGAAGGCTTGAGCTCTATAAAATTATTAACGAAATCAGAGAAGACGGCCGGAGCGTTATATTTATTAGTCATGATTTAGGCGAGATTTTATTACAATGCGACACTATCAGCATTTTACGAGACGGCGAATATATTGACACGGTGAATGCTAAGGACGTTAACGAGGATGATTTAAAGCGTCTCATGGTAGGCCGCGAAATAGGCTCGGCTTATTACAGGACTGATTACGGCAAAGAAATTTCACCGGAAGTAGTAATAAGCGTTAAAGATGTTACAGTTCCGGGACAAATTCAAGATATCAGCTTTGATTTACATCGCGGGGAGATTTTAGGGTTCGGCGGTCTGTCAGAGTGCGGAATGCATGAGGTCGGCAAAGCAGTATTCGGAGCTTCACTTGATAGAACGGGCAGCGTCAAACTTTCTGACGGAACAGAAATTAATGATATACCTTCAGCAATAAAGCACTCAATTGCATATGCATCGAAAGATAGGGACAACGAGTCTATAATTCTTAATGAGAGCATAAGAAATAATATAGTATTGCCCTCACTCGATGACTTGGCCATGAGAAAATTATTAAGTTCCCGCAAATTAAACAAGTTCGCCAAAGAACACGCCGAGAAAATGCAGACGAAGATGCAGGGAATCCATCAATTTATTTCGGATTTGTCCGGCGGAAATAAGCAAAAAGTTGTCTTAGCCCGCTGGATAGGCAAGGGCAGTGATATATTAGTTCTTGACTCGCCGACTAGAGGGATCGACGTTAAAGTCAAACAGGCAATTTACGCGCTCATGCAGGAATTAACGGCTCAGGGCAAGTCTATAATCATGATAAGTGAAGAGATTCCCGAACTTCTCGGAATGTCCGACAGAATATTAATAATGAAGGACGGTAAAATCAACGGGGAATTTATACGCAGTGAGTCTTTATCCGAAGAAGATTTAATTGCTAAAATGGTATAAGCAGGTGAATATTATGGCAGAAAAAAACGAACTCCAACAATCAAAAATTTCTCAAATTCTCGGCAGCGATTTATTTAAAGGGTTATTGCCGTTTATCGGGCTTGTAATAATTCTCGGAGTCATGTATTGGCTTACTGGCGGGAAGATTTTACAGCCCCGCAGATTGAGATTATTATTATCACAAGTCTATTATCCCATGATAGTAGCAACCGGCGTATTTTTTGTAATGACTCTGGGCTCGATTGATTTCACAGAAGGTTCGACACTGGGTGTTGCTTCAATAGTCGTGTCAATGCTTTCATTTTATAGTATACCGCTCGCAATTATCGGGGGGATTTTAACGGGGGCGGCAATCGGGGCTGTAAATGGATTCTTTCACGTTAAATTCAGACTTCAAAGTTTCATAGTTACAATTTGCACAATGTATTTATTTCGCGGGGTCTGTGCATATCTCACGACCGAGACGGCAATTCCAGCTTCTGCAGCTATAAAGGCTCTTGACAGCGATAATCTGAAAATTGCTATAACCGTTGGAGTATTAATTATTGCGTTCTTCCTGTTTAGATTTACCAGAATCGGCAATGACGTTAAAGCAGTAGGTTCAGGAGAGACAGCCGCGAGATTTTCAGGAGTCCGCACTG
Encoded here:
- a CDS encoding ABC transporter permease, whose product is MAEKNELQQSKISQILGSDLFKGLLPFIGLVIILGVMYWLTGGKILQPRRLRLLLSQVYYPMIVATGVFFVMTLGSIDFTEGSTLGVASIVVSMLSFYSIPLAIIGGILTGAAIGAVNGFFHVKFRLQSFIVTICTMYLFRGVCAYLTTETAIPASAAIKALDSDNLKIAITVGVLIIAFFLFRFTRIGNDVKAVGSGETAARFSGVRTDRVKFLAFVAAGALTGLAAFVNVIKVGSITATAGNQLETQILISLVLGGLPITGGAKVRFSNIIVGTLMYTVLNNGLVMLGYESATQQLIKGVVFLIFVALTIDRKALKVIK
- a CDS encoding sugar ABC transporter ATP-binding protein: MSDKILLEAKHIDKRFGITHAVNNVSLNISAGEIRALIGENGSGKSTFCQMLCGIYTIGGGTFTLDGQVMHIKNQVEANNLGVSIIVQEMGTLSGLTVAENIFLGHEAPFMHYGIKDTRAMIREGQKLLDEYGFKNIRAGAMIDNYNFEDRKLVEIVKATYMKPKILIVDETTTALSRKGRLELYKIINEIREDGRSVIFISHDLGEILLQCDTISILRDGEYIDTVNAKDVNEDDLKRLMVGREIGSAYYRTDYGKEISPEVVISVKDVTVPGQIQDISFDLHRGEILGFGGLSECGMHEVGKAVFGASLDRTGSVKLSDGTEINDIPSAIKHSIAYASKDRDNESIILNESIRNNIVLPSLDDLAMRKLLSSRKLNKFAKEHAEKMQTKMQGIHQFISDLSGGNKQKVVLARWIGKGSDILVLDSPTRGIDVKVKQAIYALMQELTAQGKSIIMISEEIPELLGMSDRILIMKDGKINGEFIRSESLSEEDLIAKMV